From the Cryptosporidium parvum Iowa II chromosome 2, whole genome shotgun sequence genome, one window contains:
- a CDS encoding possible transmembrane domain near N (transcripts identified by EST), with protein sequence MRHRKEYKARELNSFENEHRREDLKANIEESRPKSSLLRIILDYIGLLLYYFINIAKLIFHYILNPRLNTLKELYPHHTAGKYEPRSKFGYRFFLVCNRVQNIGFGFEYRGVYYFSNAHFNANTDKLKIDGKEIRLYQQGFTMLCSKKEHNMKKPRDDEDLYLLNPYMPTIKGKCIYKNPFFYSFFPINSICREFTGLPITNSKGELVSIYDNFRKVNSLVYNIIGDVNLWKEEQSNTCTDYKVESVQTDRKDIQVFRVISKFEDGCDNFENNEIVGYFFKYNSINYISGAFVDEFGNLSLPIALEDINEAENTLKYSNLYRDLWVSVPNSMHNLSLPDQDEYAFVLNITRNNQKEIKGRIKIDINQQFWAEFVGVPNREFLGLPILNRNDQLIGVYSDFNIENSFGRLKYSVYLGGINTFKNFFLRISLRNQNTIQTLETDFDMEILEQVVSLCSMGTEDNDKSCNKLVNRVLFGVGSEDISQQTYENLELILKKRYQDSSLYPDSIISVSNNPNIRYTQVQDKKFIIANTNWIGYSYLNSGNLFPFNSSKSLLIILSNTSTVLTEELLESYYKKTHKTKRGFYLKFISNK encoded by the coding sequence tgagCATAGAAGAGAAGATTTAAAAgcaaatattgaagaaagtAGACCAAAAAGTAGCCTattaagaattattttggaCTACATAGGTCTGCTATTGTActattttataaatattgccaaattaatttttcattacATACTTAATCCAAGATTAAATACATTAAAGGAATTATACCCTCATCATACAGCTGGAAAATATGAACCAAGAAGTAAATTTGGGTACCGGTTCTTTTTAGTTTGCAATAGAGTGCAAAATATTGGTTTTGGATTTGAATATAGAGGagtatattattttagTAATGCACATTTTAATGCAAATACagataaattaaagattgATGGGAAGGAAATTAGGCTATACCAGCAAGGATTTACGATGTTATGTTCAAAAAAAGAGCATAATATGAAAAAGCCAAGAGATGACGAagatttatatttgttGAATCCCTATATGCCAACAATTAAAGGAAAGTGTATTTACAAGAATCCCttcttttattcatttttcccaattaattctatttgTAGGGAGTTTACAGGACTACCTATAACTAATAGTAAGGGGGAGCTGGTATCAATATACGATAATTTTAGAAAAGTGAATAGCTTggtttataatataattggGGACGTTAACTTATGGAAAGAAGAGCAAAGTAATACATGTACTGATTATAAGGTTGAAAGTGTTCAAACAGACCGCAAGGATATACAAGTTTTTAGGGtaatttctaaatttgaGGATGGATgtgataattttgaaaataatgaaattgttGGATactttttcaaatataacTCAATTAATTACATTTCTGGAGCATTTGTTGATGAATTTGGGAATCTGAGTTTGCCAATAGCACTGgaagatattaatgaagctgaaaatactttaaaatattcaaatttatacAGGGATTTATGGGTTTCAGTACCAAATTCTATGCATAATTTAAGTTTGCCAGACCAAGATGAATATGcttttgtattaaatattactaGGAACAACCAGAAAGAGATTAAGGGTAGGATAAAAATAGATATTAATCAGCAATTTTGGGCAGAGTTTGTGGGAGTTCCAAATAGAGAATTTTTAGGACTAccaatattaaatagaaaTGACCAATTAATAGGAGTATATAGTGATTTTAACATAGAAAATAGTTTTGGAAGACTCAAATATTCAGTTTATCTTGGAGGGATAAATACatttaagaatttttttttaagaataagTTTGAGAAATCAAAATACCATACAAACTCTTGAAACTGATTTTGATATGGAAATCCTTGAGCAAGTTGTTTCTCTTTGTTCTATGGGTACTgaagataatgataaatCCTGCAATAAACTTGTAAATAGGGTTCTTTTTGGTGTTGGAAGTGAAGATATTTCTCAACAAACTTATGaaaatcttgaattaatattaaaaaaaagatatcaAGATTCATCTTTGTACCCTGATAGCATTATTTCTGTTTCTAATAACCCAAATATTAGATACACTCAAGTACAAGATAAGAAGTTCATTATAGCAAATACTAACTGGATAGGGTATTCTTACCTTAATAGTGGCAACTTATTCCcatttaattcttctaaaaGTCTCCTAATCATATTATCTAACACTTCTACCGTATTAACTGAAGAGCTTCTTGAGagttattataaaaaaactCATAAAACCAAACGTGGATTTTATCTCAagtttatttcaaataaataa
- a CDS encoding ubiquitin fusion degradation (UFD1) family protein, double Psi beta barrel fold: MDDFSFSLNKLRKEQEKERKKVLEKKQREKKFQEINKFKIDDYLSNIERTFIKQQNNISNEVYLEHKNPNNQIFQEENKYSWILKLNLKDYNNNNNNNNSNSNSKFPNNGETDQVILPNNLLKILSSDESIYPLYFNIKCLNHHISENINPIETHCGVLDYSEEPGYISLPNKVLRCLNINPNDSDFKSNKPIIWIQITYKKLLKGSFASFEILNNQDIFKMHDIESLLESYLRNHFLTLTIGDTLMINQPNYSSNNYCISLIKVKHLEPDNSISLINTDISLDITYKDSKNEQTIQDHAENTIENSIRLMNIGDIIHFDDKLDDLINFKLDIPFNLKKVFLNESDTENNTKLNISIISNHYYDIFVSFPPIFEASSHLHIFRSFPEDYCYYSNSNNNNKSKNTNLVISSNEFINYLKTLERNISCNQDSSSLLLLFPSILFITIQKHKNSSSINNDIISNNEKCSLSSSIQVNIQYYKKESTIDVINQPIENEFSTCINCKRKIPSDNLDLHSLQCEKMYKRCNQCDLILKKSDFEKHTHCNKCIKFGLSLDQIQIHDKLYHQFTQCKLCNQDNIKPIQLTIHQTQECPKRIILCRYCNNFVQAGTDGHYVDYKDKYYYNLTSHESYCGSRTTNCNICNKIVLIKELKFHIDLVHAK; the protein is encoded by the coding sequence ATGGACGATTTTAGCTTTTccttaaataaattaagaaaagaacaagaaaaagaaagaaaaaaagtacttgaaaaaaaacaaagagaaaaaaaatttcaagaaatcaacaaatttaaaattgatGATTACTTAtctaatattgaaagaaCCTTTATTAAAcaacaaaataatatttcaaatgaagTGTATTTAGAACATAAAAACccaaataatcaaatttttcaagaagaaaataaatactcTTGGATACTTAAgctaaatttaaaagattataataataataataataataataatagtaatagtaattcaaaatttccaaataatgGTGAAACTGATCAAGTAATACTCCCAAATAACCTacttaaaatattaagtaGTGATGAATCAATATATCCactatattttaatataaaatgtTTAAACCATcatatttctgaaaatattaatccaATTGAAACTCATTGTGGAGTATTGGACTATTCCGAAGAACCAGGATACATTTCTTTACCGAATAAAGTTCTTAGatgtttaaatattaatccaAATGATTCAGAttttaaaagtaataaacCAATAATATGGATTCAAATTACATACAAAAAACTTTTAAAAGGATCTTTTGCTTCTTTTGAAATCTTAAATAATCAGgatatattcaaaatgcATGATATTGAATCTTTACTTGAAAGTTATTTAagaaatcattttcttACTTTGACAATTGGAGATACATTAATGATTAATCAACCAAATTATTCTAGTAATAACTATtgtatttctttaattaaagtaAAACATTTAGAACCTGATAATTCGATTAGTTTAATCAATACTGATATTTCATTAGATATTACATATAAAGATTCAAAGAATGAACAAACAATTCAAGATCATGCTGAAAATACCATTGAAAATTCAATCAGACTGATGAATATTGGtgatattattcattttgatgataaattggatgatttaattaatttcaaattagATATACCatttaatttgaaaaaagtCTTTCTAAATGAATCAGATactgaaaataatacaaaattgaatatttcaatcatttcaaatcattattatgatatttttgtttcatTTCCTCCCATTTTTGAAGCATCATCACATCTTCACATTTTCAGATCGTTTCCTGAAGACTACTGCTACTACTCTAATTCTAacaacaataataaaagcaAAAATACTAACCTGGTCATATCAAGTAACGAATTTATTAACTACTTAAAAACATtagaaagaaatatttcttgTAATCAAGACTCATCTtcattgttattattatttcccTCGATACTTTTTATTACCATCCAAAAACATAAAAATTCATCCTCAATTAACaatgatattatttcaaataatgaaaaatgcTCATTATCTTCTAGTATTCAAGTAAATAtccaatattataaaaaggAAAGTACAATAGACGTAATCAATCAACCAATAGAAAACGAATTTTCAACTTGTATTAATtgtaaaagaaaaataccGAGTGATAATTTAGATCTACATTCTTTACAATGCGAAAAAATGTATAAAAGATGCAATCAATGCGAtcttattttaaaaaagagTGATTTTGAAAAACATACTCACTGTaataaatgtattaaattTGGATTAAGCTTAGaccaaattcaaattcatgACAAATTATATCATCAATTTACTCAATGTAAACTTTGTAACcaagataatattaaacCTATACAACTTACAATACATCAAACACAAGAATGTCCAAAAAGGATAATACTTTGTAGGtattgtaataattttgtaCAAGCCGGTACCGATGGACATTATGTTGATTATAAAGAtaagtattattataacTTAACATCACACGAATCTTATTGTGGATCTAGAACAACAAATTGTAATATATGTAAtaaaattgtattaattaaagaattaaaatttcataTTGATCTAGTACAtgcaaaataa
- a CDS encoding tbc domain-containing protein → MELKEETNIVTLLAVKKAYNYFVPSLNNVEEMQPSKNEVESDSESESGFEKKQEETNTKEPGCLNSDLRKKTNDRKRLSFVRFLKLDKVGPHCDCDKDNQGRCVRMQNWLEVSKSNELGLTTIYRELINIVEYIVRMEGSDIIEIDLTENGVINKIFSNRVMNSIYMDVCRTYPSISYFKFEGKSYLSKILLIYSLMDIDVGYVQGMNFLVGCILWHSSSEEQAFELLVSLMFNYGMREMFVSGLPGLRVKCLILNQLMEKELHIIWDHIIRQGGTIDMLATDWFLTLFSYSIPLNIIGKFWDDFFQQGWVPLYKLILYRLQRIESNILYSNDIADIMNAIKYSTPTTKNGIFGNVFLNIKDELGKSNVIRFFNNFNTLFSNNTNNNNINHKSNDFGFPDSDLINDSGDYNVVNHGNLTNDPNIISLPHVWSELITESQFEIDLDVDYIQEMELKYSSNPSYDCIEFFKDDNHKIRDSIPINSTDLNMQSFEYFLDNDEVKEKEEQDEEKPALNSTIADSQYDDLKCIDPSNSCENRLIPEQNQPSQSLEAGFTKKTDVNNQIITRYKEYYDGIMTSIFEQSDHSSIPESSVDITSTNNTYNSSSCNKNNKEVGITKRQTPSKSIYEIKDKLKSSLERLLNITKTLLIKSINKDHLKELSIKCKEIQKNKFGPWSYQQ, encoded by the coding sequence AATAATGTAGAAGAAATGCAGCCATCAAAGAATGAAGTAGAATCTGATTCTGAATCAGAATCAGGATTTGAGAAGAAGCAAGAGGAGACGAATACGAAAGAACCAGGATGCCTAAATTCGgatttgagaaaaaaaacaaatgaTAGAAAAAGACTTAGTTTTGTTCGATTTCTAAAGCTTGATAAAGTAGGGCCTCATTGTGATTGTGATAAAGACAATCAAGGAAGATGTGTGAGAATGCAGAATTGGTTAGAGGTTTCGAAATCTAATGAATTAGGATTGACAACCATTTATagagaattaataaatatagtCGAGTACATTGTAAGAATGGAGGGAAGCgatataattgaaatagATTTGACAGAAAATGgtgtaataaataaaatatttagtaATAGAGTAATGAATAGTATATATATGGATGTATGTAGGACGTATCCatcaatttcttatttcaaatttgaaggTAAAAGTTACTTGAGTAAGattttgttaatatattcattgaTGGATATAGATGTTGGATATGTACAAGGTATGAATTTTTTAGTTGGATGTATACTTTGGCATTCAAGTAGTGAAGAACAGgcatttgaattattggTTTCTTTAATGTTTAATTACGGCATGAGAGAAATGTTTGTATCAGGATTGCCGGGATTAAGAGTCAAAtgtttaattttgaatcaattaatgGAAAAAGAATTACATATTATATGGGATCATATTATTAGACAGGGAGGCACTATAGATATGTTAGCTACTGATTGGTTTCTAACTCTTTTCTCATATAGTATACCTTTAAATATCATAGGAAAATTTTGGGATGATTTCTTTCAGCAAGGTTGGGTTCCATTATATAAACTTATATTATATAGGCTTCAAAGAATTGAATCCAATATACTTTATTCAAATGATATTGCAGATATTATGAATGCAATCAAATACTCAACTCCAACAACTAAGAATGGAATCTTTGGAAAtgtatttttgaatatcaAAGATGAACTAGGAAAAAGTAATGTAATTCGattctttaataactttaatacattgttttctaataatactaacaataataatattaaccACAAAAGTAATGACTTTGGATTTCCTGATTcagatttaataaatgattCTGGTGATTATAATGTTGTAAATCATGGTAATCTAACAAATGATCctaatataatttctttacCTCATGTATGGAGTGAACTTATCACAGAATCTCAGTTTGAAATAGATCTGGATGTTGATTATATCCAAGAAATGGAGCTCAAATATTCATCCAATCCCTCTTATGATTGCATTGAATTTTTCAAAGATGATAATCACAAGATTAGAGATAGTATACCTATAAATTCTACTGATTTGAATATGCAAAGCTTCGAGTATTTTTTAGACAATGACGAAGTAAAGGAAAAGGAAGAACAGGATGAAGAGAAGCCTGCTTTAAACAGTACAATCGCAGATTCTCAATATGATGATTTAAAATGTATTGATCCGTCGAATTCTTGCGAAAATCGTTTGATTCCCGAGCAAAACCAGCCTTCTCAAAGTTTGGAAGCTGGTTTTACTAAAAAAACTGACGTTAACAATCAAATCATTACAAGATATAAGGAATACTATGATGGGATAATGACAAGTATTTTTGAACAAAGCGATCATAGCTCTATACCGGAATCTTCTGTTGATATTACTAGTACTAACAATACTTATAATAGTTCTTCTTGtaataaaaacaataagGAAGTTGGAATCACAAAAAGACAAACTCCAAGCAAAAGCATATATGAAATTAAGGACAAGCTAAAGTCTTCATTGGAAAGACTTTTGAATATTACTAAAACGTTGCTGATTAAGAGTATCAACAAGGATCACTTGAAGGAATTAAGTATTAAATGCAAGGAAATtcagaaaaataaatttggtCCATGGTCATATCagcaataa